A genomic segment from Flavobacterium inviolabile encodes:
- a CDS encoding carboxypeptidase-like regulatory domain-containing protein — MPKKYIITLSFLIISTFSFGQLPDSNSKKIIGFVFENSIYVYTLIPVVEADIIIEGTERKTKTDTDGKFEIEAKEGEKLIVTGLGIKTKELLIETKNCYKITLDTDLEDYPISITRRIARINAKKARKIEQTVKRKTQEGFYDCLD; from the coding sequence TATAATTACTTTATCGTTTTTAATTATTTCTACTTTTTCATTTGGTCAATTACCAGATAGTAATTCTAAAAAAATAATTGGTTTTGTTTTTGAAAATTCGATTTATGTATATACGCTCATTCCGGTAGTTGAGGCTGATATTATAATAGAAGGAACGGAAAGAAAAACGAAAACGGATACAGACGGAAAATTTGAAATTGAAGCAAAAGAAGGTGAAAAATTGATCGTTACAGGATTGGGAATTAAAACTAAAGAACTTCTAATTGAAACTAAAAATTGTTATAAAATCACTTTAGATACAGACCTAGAAGATTATCCGATTAGTATTACCAGAAGGATCGCTAGAATAAATGCAAAGAAAGCACGCAAGATTGAACAAACTGTAAAACGAAAAACACAAGAGGGTTTTTATGATTGTTTAGATTAA